The following coding sequences are from one Diabrotica virgifera virgifera chromosome 2, PGI_DIABVI_V3a window:
- the LOC126879881 gene encoding DNA repair protein complementing XP-A cells homolog, translated as MSEDSGEMANIVKKTIERNRQKAIILKRSKLVSHPYNKGEVCSEDTTTTLKIGTTKYKDTGGGFLLEENDEPDELELLLAQEEAPILELDRPECGVCNKTFASSWLFDKFDYKCCDACKDPETHKLITKTEAKTSYLLKDCDLDKREPQLKFIQQKNPHNSSWGDMKLYLLIQIEKRALEIWGSEENLEKERELREEKRVLAKSKKYEKQLKELRKGMRSSLYDRTKSASHTHEFGEETLIDEEEDTYHRKCLTCPYEETFEKM; from the coding sequence ATGTCTGAAGATTCTGGAGAAATGGCAAATATAGTAAAGAAAACGATAGAAAGAAATCGACAAAAAGCTATAATACTTAAGAGGAGTAAATTAGTTTCTCACCCTTACAACAAAGGTGAAGTTTGTTCAGAAGACACCACAACCACCTTAAAGATAGGTACAACCAAGTATAAAGATACTGGAGGTGGTTTTCTGTTGGAGGAAAACGATGAACCTGATGAGCTGGAGTTACTTTTAGCCCAAGAAGAAGCACCTATTTTAGAGTTGGACCGTCCTGAATGTGGAGTGTGCAATAAAACTTTTGCTTCATCTTGGTTATTCGATAAATTTGATTATAAATGTTGTGATGCATGTAAAGACCCAGAAACGCACAAATTAATTACAAAAACAGAAGCCAAAACTTCATATTTGCTCAAAGATTGTGATCTAGACAAAAGGGAACCTCAATTGAAGTTTATACAGCAAAAGAATCCACACAATTCTTCATGGGGAGATATGAAACTATATTTACTGATACAAATTGAAAAACGGGCTCTGGAAATTTGGGGATCAGAAGAAAATCTAGAAAAGGAAAGAGAACTGCGGGAAGAAAAGAGAGTTCTAGCGAAAAGTAAGAAATATGAAAAGCAACTCAAAGAATTAAGGAAAGGTATGCGAAGTAGCTTGTATGATAGGACGAAATCTGCTTCTCATACCCACGAATTTGGTGAAGAAACACTTATCGATGAGGAAGAAGATACTTATCACAGAAAATGTTTGACTTGTCCATATGAAGAAACATTTGAAAAAATGTAG